ATCTAATAGGGTCTTAATACTTGGAATcataatttgtattgtattgaatCATCCATTTAAAGAACATCATTTTTTATGTCACTCTATAAGTGACACCAATTGCGTAAGCAACATTGAGGAAGGAATAGTTGATGGACTCGATTTAGGCGTACCCACGTCATAAATATTATGCTTTATGAAAAGAAAATTTACATTGCGTTTATTCTTTAGATAAATATCACTGGGAACTGGAATGGGAGATGGAATGATGATAGATTgcttttaaatataaatcttaTTCTATGAATTCTATGAATTTTACTATGTGatgaaaaataatcatttatttacaaacaagatatatacagtactaaaagaaattaaaaactagcttaaatctaaaataggcccttgaggcattgtaccaaggatgctggcgacatttcctcgctgtatcgcaatgctgatacgttgtgcgaggtagccgccagctcttcggtcaccagttacgtcaaccagacgctatgtgattacatatttttgtataaatatagGCTACTGTATGAGAATTATGGTAACACAATATCAGTATTATACTATTGAATATATAATCAAAATATGATCTATTACAACTATTATCTGGAAAAAGGGCGAGCTACCACCCGAAATAGTGCTTTGGTAACTACAACCGTAGTAAAAGAAGAAAAAACACCCTATTCACTCTTGCGTTCTGTTACTACATGAGCTTCACTTGTTCGAACAATAAGAATTTAAACTAAGATCATAAGTGaggcttgagtggacgctcggagcggagcgttcggcggggcgtgcagcgtggcgtcgggcttacaagtgatttgagcagcgtgcactaaggccgctcctatacgtttgcatttgtttaacatgcacgccgcacgccccgccccgctgcacgccgaactcgagcgtccactcaggccttacactagttTTATTTTTCCACGTACAGGTATAGCTCGACCTTGGAATGCGGTTCCTCATACTGCAAGGATCTGGGCTACAGAGAACACTTCCACTGCATGGACTGCCCTGCCAGAGTGTTCTGCAAGAAAGAAGAGATGATCAGACATTTTAAGGTAAGTAGTTATTAAGATTTTAGACAAACGTTGATATTTCGACATTTCTAATTTAAGTAATCAATTTGTTACGGTAATAaagtattaattaaaaaaaaaggtaccCGATGACGTCGAAATTATAAAGATTTTCTTAACTTTTCCAGAAAGTACTAACAAATTACAGCTAAACAATTTATCACCCTTTTTTGTGCTTATAGAAAGCATAACAAAGATACCGTGTGCAAAATGTTATCTCGCTATTCagtctgtatttttgtattagacATTTACAAGCCTTTTTTGATTTGAAATTTTCTATTCTCTGAgcacgctaactttgcacaaagtGGCAGTAAGAATGCATAAATATCCCTATAAGCGCCATACATGAAAACTTAGCGCCCTATTCTATAAGCGCTTtttgaatataaaataattaatgcaaTAATCTTGTTTTATCAACAGTGGCACAAGAAACGCGACGAGTCGCTCGCGCACGGGTTCATGCGTTACTCTCCCCTGGACGACTGCTCAGAGCGATTCAGCGACTGTCCTCACAACCGCAGCCAAACGCACTACCATTGTATCCAGGATGGCTGTGATAAGGTAGGAGAAAGGACAATAACTAACTCTTGAAGAGCTTTAAGCTCTGGTTTCCTAAGCTAGCGGTGCCGTCTAGCGGCGGccgtcttcatacaaaatactgCTCATCCATATGTAgccgtattattttgtatggggaCGGCCGCTATATGCCGGCActgctatcctaggaaaacagaGCTTTACACAATCCCCCGTTAACTGTTTATCTTCTTCTCTATAGAACTGTCTTTCTGCGTTACCTAacttgtacctacttaacttcGATGTTAGGCCTGTtaggatatattttttattttgaattcttGATGTAGGTACATCAAAAATTCATTTATATACATTTATGTTGTAATTCTAGCTAGAAAGCTAGAATCGCTTGTCTCATATTAATTGAGAATGACTAACTAACACTAAGTTGTTATTATCTCCATAGATTTAAAGCTCACAATCACAATAATATAATTGATACAATAATGTCATCAATGCACCATCACATTTAAACGCCGTATTAAATATTGAACATGCTAATGGACCGATTATAAACCGTAAAAATCTCTGACTGCTTCATCACATCCACCAAAAGAAAGATCTCCATTGATCTTCTTAGAAAAACAAGTCAGAAGTTTGAACTGTCTGACAGAATTTGAAGGAGACAAGAAACTCTCTGCGTTAGTGCAAAATCTAATCGTCATCTATATCCATTCCAGGTGTACATCTCCACGTCAGACGTGCAAATGCACGCCAACTACCACCGCAAGGACTCTGCCATCCTGCAGGAGGGTTTCCAGCGGTTCAGAGCCACTGAGAGCTGCGCAGCTCCTCACTGCGTGTTCGCAGGTCAGAGGACCACGCACTTCCACTGCCGGCGGCCTGGCTGCACGTATACTTTCAAGAATAAAGCTGATATGGGTAAGTGGTGCCAGACAAAAGGTTTTCCTTTTTTTGAAGTTATAAAATTTTGGATCTCAATCTGTAAATAGAGGCTGGATTAAAATCTGTATGtcagatatattaaatatattaggccgggttggaaggtcaggtggcagtcgcactcgtaaaaactagtgccgacgtcaatacctgggattagttgccaagcgctCAAGGCTCCCATGGATGATTCGTGGCAAAATTCCGGAACAATGCGAGGAAGATTATGAGGCCGGGTCACTCACGCATTTCTGCATGCCAAATTGATTTGTATCAATAGTGTATCCTAAAGAAAAAGAAACGCTGAGACACCAAATtaagcaaaatataaaaatctaaaTACGAAGTCATTCATCATAGTATCGAATAAAATATTCAGTCAAGCAAATCATTTCTTCCAGAAAAACACAAGACCTACCATATCAAGGACGAAGCCCTCTCAAAAGACGGCTTCAAGAAGTACATGAAGAACGAGGCCTGCCCGTACCGCGACTGCCGCTTCAGCCGCACCTGCAACCACATCCACTGCATACGGCCGCACTGCAACTACGTGCTGCACTCCAGCAGCCAGATCTTCACGCATAAGAGGAAGCATGAGCGGAAGGAGCAGGAGATGAGTTTCGGGTGAGTTATTTGCTAAAAATCCTTCgagattttcaaatattttggcTATCAATTGCATAGTTTACACACTAACAATAAATAccttaataacttttttttttttttttcaatttatttgggACAAAAAACAGTAACACACAGGGTTAAGACACAGAAATAGAATACAAAGGGTAATAAAGTGTGAGACCAACAACATCGTCCACAGATGACTAGATTACCTACtgataaatctaaaatatataGCGCTAGGTAACAACATAAAGCTAAAAGTAACAAAGCTACGATTACAAAATAGGTTTGTGAATACAGTAACAAATTCATATTAGCAGGAGTAGTCTATACAATGTTACGAGCGAGTAAAAACAGTTAAAACAGCATGGCCCATCGAAGCGACATTTTAATTATGTTTCGTTTGAAGCAActgaatcaaattatttttatatataaacttAGTGGCaatattttctgaaagagctacgaatttgtatgattccatgtacatatgtatattttttaaatccaaTTTCTATTATACCTtatgttatgtgtataattgcatgatttctatagtaatttaaattgtgtttttttccttattttctcgtaatgcatgttaattataagatgtaatttttttgaaaagatgtgtcccgccgagtttgttgccggtcccatattgggataccctcctccaattgaggggggatttaaatcttctcggggcagaggtgtagggttggagccggtgtaactttatttgacgttcataagcgcattgtaattatgcctacttgaacaaactatcttttatcttatcttatctttaataaCTGAGCTAAGCAAGTGAGCAGCCAATCATAAAATATGTTGTTTTCCACAGACTACCTACATCTGTGATTCAAAGCGCGCTAATGCAGCAAGGGGCTGACCTCAGCATGTACTCTCCTGGGAATCTGCATATTGACGATGATATGTCCAACTCAATGATGGACTCGGACTATCCTTATCCATTTGTAAGTATCTACAAAACATTTGTTTAGTCACTATACTTTCCTAGTCTTACAAATCGGTTATAACTACCAAAATGGGTATACTTAGATACCAAAATTATCAGGTTATTTGCTTAGTGTAGGGAAGATGATCTAaaatttcattaaatctatgGTTTCTTTTTACAGAACCCAGCTGTAGTGGAAGAGGTTTCTCGTAAATACATAGAAACATTCAACGGAGGGACGGAAGCAGAAGACAAATGCGGCAAATGCAGTGCCTTTAACAAGCACTACCATTGCTTGGCAGAAAACTGCAAGATGGCTCACAGGTTTGTTTAATtatgttccaaaaatataacacACGAAGACTGCATTCTATGGCCAtctaaagaaaaataaagagTAAAGAAGATTTACATGGCATAGCACAAAATCGAAAAGAATTAGATTATACCCACCTACTTGTCTTAACCACTTACTTAATACACTTAAATGATTAATATAACAATCTCCTTTACAGCTGTCATAACACTATGGTGAAACACGCAATGGAACATGAACAACAGAATCAAGTGACTGAAGCCTACTTCATGGCCTACTCGAGGAATAATCCTTGCTCGAACTCTGCCTGCCAACATATCCGGGACATTACACACTATCATTGCACTTGGGTAAGTTACATTAAAATTTGCCTTCAATTCTAATAACAGAACATCCCTTAATCTTAATATCACGCCAACAAATTTCATGAGTTAAGACATATGTTATATTTTTCAGGAAAATTGCGGAGCAGTTATTCTCTTATCGGAAGAACATCCATTTAGACGTCTGGAGCACCATCGCCAGCACGCAATCCTGAGCCCTATGTCTCCCAATTTAGCGGCGAGATTCGCTCCCAACTTCACGCCGCAGCTCTCAGCCCAGCTGCACCCAAATATGGCAGCTCAGCTCGGCCAAGTCCCGAACATACCGAATCTTCCTCCGAACTTGGCACAGCTAGCACAAATGACGCCAAGTCTGACCTCGCAGATGAATCCGAATTTGCAAGCTCAGCTTAATCTTGGACCTAATCACGGACTGGTTCCTCAACAAGTTAATCCATCAAGCTCACTGGATGAGATGTTCAGTAGGAAGCGAGGAAGGCCACCTAAGAATAGGGTGGTTGAAGTTTGGACTGACAATGTAAGTATCGGAACAAGTTATTTTGTGACTTAtgaaacttgaaaaaaaaagcgcTTCTGTGTACTAAAACTGTATCTGTGTTTTTAGGTGACTCCTCAAGCGATATTTACATCATTCAAACTGCCAAAGAGCAATCAACTACCTCTACCACCCGTCCCTCAAGCTCCTGTTATAACTACAGTTGAAGAGTTTCCTGTAAGTATAAACAACCAAAAGTACTCATCACGTTTCTTGATATTTACGAAAGTGATCCTAACTTTAATTAATTTCGTTTCAGCGCATCAAATTCCAACATTTCGAAGTTTTCACAACGCCCGATGGCTGCTCCCAGTCATATCCTAACTGTCAACTAAGAATGACGAGACTGCATCTCCACTGCTTCAACTGCAGTTTTGCTGGTGAAACACACATCATCATGGAAACACACATGAGAGAATCTCACTCTATCATCCCTCTATTAGAAGGGTTTGACTACTTTGCTTCCTTCGACCATTGCGGTGGAAAGAGCTGCTTTAAAAACCAGCTACGTAACCACTTCCATTGTGCTCAAGGGAACAATTGCCCTGCCATTTTGACCCAATACTCGGCCTTGGCTACTCATAAACACGGAAGGGGAACTCCGGTTATCAAGAGTGAAACCGAACAGGACAGACCTTTTGAGGAAGTGAAAGATTATTCTTTAAAAGAACGAGCTTCAGTAGACAGCGTCGTTTCTACGAAAGAGCCTAATGAATCGTATACTCCCACAAATTTCTCGATTAAGAGTGAATTTGATAGAGAACAAGATAACATGTCGGGTGAGTGTTCGTCCTTAACTTATCATTAATTCACCCCTTGACTTGCCTTATTAAGATTAGAtactttttgtgttttttaaactcACATGAAACTACTTAAACTATTGGGAATCCTCAACAGTATTGTAATATACAATTCATTGTTTCCAGTAGTAAAAGCGACGGGAACCTTCTATCCGTCGTCTCACCTCAGGAGCAACACGTCTTCACCTCGCAGCATCTACGACGCTTCCCCATCGAAAGACCTCAAGCTTCGCATGGACTATGATAAGAAACCTTACGATGCCACAAAGTCTGGGCCAACGATCCCGCCATCGTGTCATGACCAAGCTTGTCCTCTGAACAAGAACGCTGGGGGGATGAATCTGCATTACCACTGTCCTCATTGTAACCAGCCTTATGTGGATCTGAAGGTGCTGTTCAGCCATATGGTGAAGAAGCATAGTAATGCCATGGACGGTGGACCTGCTGGATTAGCAGCTACCAAGGTACGTAAAGTAAGGAATTTCAATCATTTTAAATTTTCTGAAATATTGCATTAATTTAAAACCCGAGCTAAATTCAACACGACCAAGTCTAGCGATACCGTTACACAAATAATTTCAAGCGACCGTTTTCCCTTCTATAACTTACTCGTAAATAAACTTACAAGCTTGTAGAATGTGTGTCACGTCAGtaatgttattattttcttCAACAGGAAACCTTGGAAAGGGAATATCCTGAAATCTCCATTTTGCCATCAACGGCATCGTCAGCAGGAACTAGTCAAGTGCCATCACCTGGCCACAGACCACCGAACCCAGCCGAACAGGTatgtatctctctctctctacacGACACTCTTTTTATATTTGCGGCTGTaatgttaattaaattaattattggaTCAGATTTGGTCAGTTCACCCTAACAATCCTAACATAGCCTAGGAGGCATTCTACTCATATGACGAGTTTTTTAGCCAGCCGATTAGTGAGTAGGTAATTAGTAAAAGAAAAATGAAATAGCCGATATAATaattcaaattaataaaatttatattctaTTGAATACGTAATATTGTACTTGACATGTAAcaattgttattaataaacaaatttcatttcatttaacaCAGAATCCAAATAAAATCCAATTTAACTTTAGACCAgatatcatattttcaaacgCTTTTGAACAAAAGCACAATGATTAGTTTTGTTCGTAACGACATGACCAAAATGGCCCATTCTCCGACCGATTGTGAAAAAATttatatcttcttcttcttcctcgcgttatcccggcattttaccaccagcgcttatacttaggcccacttgcaccattccactaacccggagttaaccgattaaacctggagttaccatggttaccagtataatttgacactaggttaacggtttaaccgcttaaccccgggttatggggatggtgcaagtgggccttaggtaCATAAACTGTTGTACTTGCAGGAATCTCTTAGAACTTGAACAAGTGTCCGTAGTATGTTTTCATTAATCGAGCTTTTCTCTAAATTTTTGTCTTGAATTCCAGGTC
The Cydia amplana chromosome 22, ilCydAmpl1.1, whole genome shotgun sequence DNA segment above includes these coding regions:
- the LOC134658285 gene encoding uncharacterized protein LOC134658285 isoform X1, giving the protein MTAMAAHQESLHERLQPVEEPLYLHHGAPWPETADQQDEHSIDASPYYNMPKRNKRKNFKPRCAPNATTFSDDSNGANGDQSPVNGNERTTPEQTEDDYPKIGVTNFNFLKGVAVDLSRRLSTDSNENIDSNYQNRLPDDKKIESFQRSYIDSLQISQDGQRDRTVLNFSNLQNKSFCAKNPFAISQLIKTNSPPRRRESESDDDNKGQDINANDRLGENQEPMEVSETQQNGDGSNATNKMLRDYAMNTMKELLGIYGLSSNEVADAISGQIRALEALQGKPFTQLPLSLKRRHDSGDGDKIRRRSSSATEDEGSTNITPPKTPDNDMEAQRQRALQIINQQSMRLFGRAPEEEGSGSDDGEQTLDLSVSRDTDGQEQSTTSSAGNSVSEFEQQSLLMRKNLEDLANLQMQGFFPKPMNDADDSQERKLQASGLLSALNHLDQARKNSLQTTVDYSRYVKRYSSTLECGSSYCKDLGYREHFHCMDCPARVFCKKEEMIRHFKWHKKRDESLAHGFMRYSPLDDCSERFSDCPHNRSQTHYHCIQDGCDKVYISTSDVQMHANYHRKDSAILQEGFQRFRATESCAAPHCVFAGQRTTHFHCRRPGCTYTFKNKADMEKHKTYHIKDEALSKDGFKKYMKNEACPYRDCRFSRTCNHIHCIRPHCNYVLHSSSQIFTHKRKHERKEQEMSFGLPTSVIQSALMQQGADLSMYSPGNLHIDDDMSNSMMDSDYPYPFNPAVVEEVSRKYIETFNGGTEAEDKCGKCSAFNKHYHCLAENCKMAHSCHNTMVKHAMEHEQQNQVTEAYFMAYSRNNPCSNSACQHIRDITHYHCTWENCGAVILLSEEHPFRRLEHHRQHAILSPMSPNLAARFAPNFTPQLSAQLHPNMAAQLGQVPNIPNLPPNLAQLAQMTPSLTSQMNPNLQAQLNLGPNHGLVPQQVNPSSSLDEMFSRKRGRPPKNRVVEVWTDNVTPQAIFTSFKLPKSNQLPLPPVPQAPVITTVEEFPRIKFQHFEVFTTPDGCSQSYPNCQLRMTRLHLHCFNCSFAGETHIIMETHMRESHSIIPLLEGFDYFASFDHCGGKSCFKNQLRNHFHCAQGNNCPAILTQYSALATHKHGRGTPVIKSETEQDRPFEEVKDYSLKERASVDSVVSTKEPNESYTPTNFSIKSEFDREQDNMSVVKATGTFYPSSHLRSNTSSPRSIYDASPSKDLKLRMDYDKKPYDATKSGPTIPPSCHDQACPLNKNAGGMNLHYHCPHCNQPYVDLKVLFSHMVKKHSNAMDGGPAGLAATKETLEREYPEISILPSTASSAGTSQVPSPGHRPPNPAEQVQAVQSLLLQQYLSGGRKGSLQEQLKMQQQYTASLAGLPGLAQVALFSQGGSPFPLYPTMLYPPELLLEQSLLQGHGMPPGLDKEAEMIAKSRRSHTTRGPHMRVLKDEPIPEGYLRFRFNEDCAYQHCGYREHQTHFHCTRKDCGYSFCDKTRFVQHTARHERLDTLMGGDFQQYRANVYCQRPDCPHASTFGTGQNKASHFHCLKCDFVCTDTNKVVAHRRQHQKLDSIQAAGFEKFPPSKACGYEPQCIHSKKQTHYHCLQCGFAVLGLSQMTSHKYKHQEANLGPSTSATN
- the LOC134658285 gene encoding uncharacterized protein LOC134658285 isoform X2; amino-acid sequence: MTAMAAHQESLHERLQPVEEPLYLHHGAPWPETADQQDEHSIDASPYYNMPKRNKRKNFKPRCAPNATTFSDDSNGANGDQSPVNGNERTTPEQTEDDYPKIGVTNFNFLKGVAVDLSRRLSTDSNENIDSNYQNRLPDDKKIESFQRSYIDSLQISQDGQRDRTVLNFSNLQNKSFCAKNPFAISQLIKTNSPPRRRESESDDDNKGQDINANDRLGENQEPMEVSETQQNGDGSNATNKMLRDYAMNTMKELLGIYGLSSNEVADAISGQIRALEALQGKPFTQLPLSLKRRHDSGDGDKIRRRSSSATEDEGSTNITPPKTPDNDMEAQRQRALQIINQQSMRLFGRAPEEEGSGSDDGEQTLDLSVSRDTDGQEQSTTSSAGNSVSEFEQQSLLMRKNLEDLANLQMQGFFPKPMNDADDSQERKLQASGLLSALNHLDQARKNSLQTTVDYSRYVKRYSSTLECGSSYCKDLGYREHFHCMDCPARVFCKKEEMIRHFKWHKKRDESLAHGFMRYSPLDDCSERFSDCPHNRSQTHYHCIQDGCDKVYISTSDVQMHANYHRKDSAILQEGFQRFRATESCAAPHCVFAGQRTTHFHCRRPGCTYTFKNKADMEKHKTYHIKDEALSKDGFKKYMKNEACPYRDCRFSRTCNHIHCIRPHCNYVLHSSSQIFTHKRKHERKEQEMSFGLPTSVIQSALMQQGADLSMYSPGNLHIDDDMSNSMMDSDYPYPFNPAVVEEVSRKYIETFNGGTEAEDKCGKCSAFNKHYHCLAENCKMAHSCHNTMVKHAMEHEQQNQVTEAYFMAYSRNNPCSNSACQHIRDITHYHCTWENCGAVILLSEEHPFRRLEHHRQHAILSPMSPNLAARFAPNFTPQLSAQLHPNMAAQLGQVPNIPNLPPNLAQLAQMTPSLTSQMNPNLQAQLNLGPNHGLVPQQVNPSSSLDEMFSRKRGRPPKNRVVEVWTDNVTPQAIFTSFKLPKSNQLPLPPVPQAPVITTVEEFPRIKFQHFEVFTTPDGCSQSYPNCQLRMTRLHLHCFNCSFAGETHIIMETHMRESHSIIPLLEGFDYFASFDHCGGKSCFKNQLRNHFHCAQGNNCPAILTQYSALATHKHGRGTPVIKSETEQDRPFEEVKDYSLKERASVDSVVSTKEPNESYTPTNFSIKSEFDREQDNMSVKATGTFYPSSHLRSNTSSPRSIYDASPSKDLKLRMDYDKKPYDATKSGPTIPPSCHDQACPLNKNAGGMNLHYHCPHCNQPYVDLKVLFSHMVKKHSNAMDGGPAGLAATKETLEREYPEISILPSTASSAGTSQVPSPGHRPPNPAEQVQAVQSLLLQQYLSGGRKGSLQEQLKMQQQYTASLAGLPGLAQVALFSQGGSPFPLYPTMLYPPELLLEQSLLQGHGMPPGLDKEAEMIAKSRRSHTTRGPHMRVLKDEPIPEGYLRFRFNEDCAYQHCGYREHQTHFHCTRKDCGYSFCDKTRFVQHTARHERLDTLMGGDFQQYRANVYCQRPDCPHASTFGTGQNKASHFHCLKCDFVCTDTNKVVAHRRQHQKLDSIQAAGFEKFPPSKACGYEPQCIHSKKQTHYHCLQCGFAVLGLSQMTSHKYKHQEANLGPSTSATN
- the LOC134658285 gene encoding uncharacterized protein LOC134658285 isoform X3, with amino-acid sequence MTAMAAHQESLHERLQPVEEPLYLHHGAPWPETADQQDEHSIDASPYYNMPKRNKRKNFKPRCAPNATTFSDDSNGANGDQSPVNGNERTTPEQTEDDYPKIGVTNFNFLKGVAVDLSRRLSTDSNENIDSNYQNRLPDDKKIESFQRSYIDSLQISQDGQRDRTVLNFSNLQNKSFCAKNPFAISQLIKTNSPPRRRESESDDDNKGQDINANDRLGENQEPMEVSETQQNGDGSNATNKMLRDYAMNTMKELLGIYGLSSNEVADAISGQIRALEALQGKPFTQLPLSLKRRHDSGDGDKIRRRSSSATEDEGSTNITPPKTPDNDMEAQRQRALQIINQQSMRLFGRAPEEEGSGSDDGEQTLDLSVSRDTDGQEQSTTSSAGNSVSEFEQQSLLMRKNLEDLANLQMQGFFPKPMNDADDSQERKLQASGLLSALNHLDQARKNSLQTTVDYSRYVKRYSSTLECGSSYCKDLGYREHFHCMDCPARVFCKKEEMIRHFKWHKKRDESLAHGFMRYSPLDDCSERFSDCPHNRSQTHYHCIQDGCDKVYISTSDVQMHANYHRKDSAILQEGFQRFRATESCAAPHCVFAGQRTTHFHCRRPGCTYTFKNKADMEKHKTYHIKDEALSKDGFKKYMKNEACPYRDCRFSRTCNHIHCIRPHCNYVLHSSSQIFTHKRKHERKEQEMSFGLPTSVIQSALMQQGADLSMYSPGNLHIDDDMSNSMMDSDYPYPFNPAVVEEVSRKYIETFNGGTEAEDKCGKCSAFNKHYHCLAENCKMAHSCHNTMVKHAMEHEQQNQVTEAYFMAYSRNNPCSNSACQHIRDITHYHCTWENCGAVILLSEEHPFRRLEHHRQHAILSPMSPNLAARFAPNFTPQLSAQLHPNMAAQLGQVPNIPNLPPNLAQLAQMTPSLTSQMNPNLQAQLNLGPNHGLVPQQVNPSSSLDEMFSRKRGRPPKNRVVEVWTDNVTPQAIFTSFKLPKSNQLPLPPVPQAPVITTVEEFPRIKFQHFEVFTTPDGCSQSYPNCQLRMTRLHLHCFNCSFAGETHIIMETHMRESHSIIPLLEGFDYFASFDHCGGKSCFKNQLRNHFHCAQGNNCPAILTQYSALATHKHGRGTPVIKSETEQDRPFEEVKDYSLKERASVDSVVSTKEPNESYTPTNFSIKSEFDREQDNMSVVKATGTFYPSSHLRSNTSSPRSIYDASPSKDLKLRMDYDKKPYDATKSGPTIPPSCHDQACPLNKNAGGMNLHYHCPHCNQPYVDLKVLFSHMVKKHSNAMDGGPAGLAATKETLEREYPEISILPSTASSAGTSQVPSPGHRPPNPAEQVQAVQSLLLQQYLSGGRKGSLQEQLKMQQQYTASLAGLPGLAQVALFSQGGSPFPLYPTMLYPPELLLEQSLLQGHGMPPGLDKEAEMIAKSRRSHTTRGPHMRVLKDEPIPEGYLRFRFNEDCAYQHCGYREHQTHFHCTRKDCGYSFCDKTRFVQHTARHERLDTLMGGDFQQYRANVYCQRPDCPHASTFGQNKASHFHCLKCDFVCTDTNKVVAHRRQHQKLDSIQAAGFEKFPPSKACGYEPQCIHSKKQTHYHCLQCGFAVLGLSQMTSHKYKHQEANLGPSTSATN